The genomic segment GGGGAGCTTTTGTTTTAGGGTTGCTGAGCAATTATGAATTAGAAGAATCTGCCGTTTCAATATTGTGGGGCACTATTCCTTTCAACTTTTATGCGATCATTGCGCTGCTAATTGTGACCTACACCATAGTCACAGATAAAGTTCATGGGCCTATGCGAGATGCCGAACGTGAAATGCAGCAAAACAATGATGTGAGTTTACCCATTCCAGCTAGCAAAGCGCGTTTTATGTTGGTTCCGCTATGCACCATGATATTTGGCATGATTGGTTTTATGTTGTGGACGGGAAACGGTGATATTGCCGCGGGCAGTGGTAGTAAATCGGTGCTGTATGCGACTGTTCTGGCGTGTATGGTGGCATATTTCTTACTAATAAGTGCCAAGAAGTATAGCCACAAAGAATTGGTAGATGAAGGCTTTCAAGGCATGGGGGAGATCCTGCCGCTAGTCACCATTGTATTATTTTCTTTAACCTTAGGGGGCAGTTTAAAAGAACTGGGTACAGGGATATTTGTGGCGAATTTAGTCGGCGATTATTTGCCGCTTTCTCTGATTGTTCCTGTGCTGTTTTTAGCTGGCGGCATCATGTCATTTACGACGGGCACATCATGGGGAACGTTCGCCATTTTGATCCCTATTGGCGTGCCTCTTATCCAAACTCTAGGTTTACCGCCTTCCCTTGTTTTGGCAGCAATACTCGGTGGTGGGGTGTTTGGTGATCACTGTTCACCCATTTCTGATACCACTGCCGTGTCATCGATTGCATCAGGGTGTGACTTACTGACTCACGTTCGAACGCAAATGCCGTATGCCTTATTTGGCGGCGCACTGGCGTTTATTGCGTACTTTATTGCCAGTTTGATCATGCTGTAAACGCGTTTCCGTAATGCATCATTTAGCTAGGTTGGCTAAATGATGCACGCACTCGTTACATGTTTAATTTAAAGGAATTCTAATGAAGTATTCACTCATAGTTGTACTGTCATTTTTTATGCTCAGCGCCTGCAGTTCGCCAGAGCAAGCAGCGCTCAAAACACCTATAGCATCGCAAAATGAAGAAAGGGCAGGCCAATCTGCCGTTGCTATGCCTGATGCGTTTAGTGCCGATGTAGCACAGCAAATTATGCTAGATGGCGGTAATGCCATTGATGCGGCTATTGCTGCCCAGTTTGTATTGGCTGTGACCTTGCCAGAAGCAGGGAACATAGGTGGCGGTGGCTTTATGCTGGTTTATAAAGACCAACATGGAGATTTCATCGACTACAGAGAACAAGCGCCGCTTGCTGCGCATCGCGACATGTATCTTGACGAGGATGGCAACGTGGTGCCTTATCAATCCGTTATCGGTATTTTATCATCTGGGGTGCCTGGCACAGTCGCAGGTATGTGGTTGGCACATCAAAAATACGGCACATTACCCTGGAAAGACCTCGTTGAGCCCGCGGTAAAGTTGGCTGTTGAAGGCTTTGTGATGCCGCAAAAACTAGCGGGATTTATACACCGTTATAGTCAGCGCCTAAAAGACAAGGGGTTCGATGTTAACTTCGATGATTACTTTGCCTCAGCTAAGGCTGGTGAAGTGTTTAAACAACCGGAGTTAGGCGAAACATTGGCACGTATTCGTGACCAAGGTCGTGATGGTTTCTATAAAGGCAAAACGGCAAAAACCATCGCCGATTTTATGGCTAAACATAAAGGGCTGATCAATGAACAAGATTTAGCTGAATATAACGCTAAATCTCGTCAACCAATTACTGCCAAATGGCGAGACTATGATGTGCTTACTTCGCCACCACCGAGTTCAGGTGGCATTGCGATCATTCAGTGGTTAACCATGTATGATCAATTAACAAAAGATAAAACCAAGCTTGAGCATAACTCTGCCCCTTACGTGCATTTATTAGCTGAGGCAGGTAAGCGTGTTTTCGCTGATAGGGCAGAATATTTAGGTGATCCTGATTTCGTGAAAGTGCCGGTGGCAGAGCTTATCGCCCCTGAATATATTGCTAAGCGTGGTTCTGATATCAGTATGAATTCAATTTCTGTCACAGAGTTAGTAAAGCCGGGCTTAAAAGAAAGTGAAGAAACCACGCATTTTTCCATTGTTGATAAATGGGGCAACGCAGTATCCAATACCACCACGATCAATCTCGGTTTTGGCAGTGGTGTTGTGGTTGAGGGGGCTGGCTTCTTGTTAAACGACGAAATGGATGACTTTAGTGCAAAGCCGAGGGTGGCAAACGTATTTGGTGCGGTGGGGGGGCAAGCAAACGAGATCCACCCTAAGAAGCGTATGTTGTCTTCGATGACGCCAACTATTGTATTAAAAGATAATAAAGTCAGTGTGGTAACTGGTTCGCCCGGTGGCACGACTATTATTAGTTCAGTGTATACTTCAATTTTAAATGCACTTGAGTTTGGTATGAGTGCCCAAGAAACTGTCGATGCGCCACGTTTTCATCATCAGTTATTACCGAAAGACGTTATTCGATATCAGGATGGGTTAACGCCAGAAACAGTGATAGCACTAGAAGAAATGGGTTACACCATGGATAACAATCGTTTTGGCGATCTGCATACCATTATTTCTCGTAATGGTCGCTTAGATGCGGGCTCTGAATCTCATGGGCGCGGAAAATCAATCGTATTTTAAAGGGCTATCTAACCTGAATGAGAAAAAACGGTTGCTATTAGGCAACCGTTTTTTTATCAATGAAGTCATGGGAATCAGTGGTGATGACCGCCAGCCAGAGCGTTGCCTTTATCATCGTAAAAGCCTGAGGCCCCTTTTTCAATAAAGCCTAATGTGACCATTTTAGTCAGAAATGGATCACTATGATCGTCTCCAATATCCGCAAAATCTGTGGTCTGATAGTGTGAACGTTGCGCAAAAAAACGATCTACTTCTTTGGCGTCGTGAGTCACCTGAGCTAAGGTCCAGATTTCTTTTTTGTTGTCTTGTTGCCAACTGTATTCAAGCAACAATGATTGTTCTACGGCCCACTGCACGCTAATTTTAGTGTCGCCAATGGTTTTACTGTAGTGACGTGTTAGTTCGCAGCCCTTTCCAGTTTCTTTTATTAAATCAAGTTGTGATAGCAGTGATTGTGATATTAGGTTGTTGCGATAATTCCAGTCAGTCTCGGTTTTACCGTGTACCTTTTCCCCTGGTTGATATTCTATGGCGCGCTTAGCACTGTCGAAGAATCGTGTCGGCTTGACTTGTTGATTAGGAGATTGATACCAACTTTCAGTGATCTGAGTTTGTGGGTAGTGGTGCGCTACCGTTTTTCCATTTCGGTATAAAACTAGTTCGCTATTACGGTGCTGAACGCCATTGCTTGACTCGAGGGTATAGGATGCACTGAGTTTAGTGGGGTCTGTGGCGCATTGTACAGACGCATGTGCTGTGATAGCGGTTAGTGAGACTAATATGGTCCCGAAAGTGAAAAGTGTTTTTTTCATGTTGAACTCCGGCATAGGCTGCGCAAGGTTGTGTAACCCTTGTTGCCTGCATGCATTTAATACCATTTGGTGTGTCTGTTGGGGGCTTATTTAGGGTGGAATGAGGTTGTCATTCCACCGTAAAATAGGCCGCTATAATTAAGAGCCTTTGTGTTGCATAGCAAATAGGGGCCAAGGCGTGTTCGCTGACCTAACCCCTATACATATTCACTCTTGCGACTGGGCAGCGTTTGCTTGCGTGGTTAAATCAGCAGCGAAGTCCATGATGTGAAACAAGACGCTTTGCTCGTTGGTACCATTGACCAACAAGGCAGCAGGACCACTTGCGTATACACCTACGTCTTCACCTGAATGGGTTTCAGAGGAAAGCGGTACTAACGCTTCTTGGTGGTAACCAGTACTAGTGGTATCAATATCCGTTAAGTCTTGGCGACCCGCTGCGATCTCAAGGGAGTAGGTGGCGTCGGCATTCGTTTCGTCACCTAAATCACGATAGCCCAAACCATTGGTATAGCCTAGTGTGGTGTAAGGTTTATCGTCAGCGGCAAGTGCAGGCTCATCAGCACCAACGTTCACCACTTTACCTAAAATTGGGTTACCACGTTTAGGGTAGCCAGCGATGGTGAACACATGACCGTGATCCGCTGTGACGATGATCAGGGTGTCTTCTGGATCGGTGTTATCTATGGCGCTTTGCACGGCTTGTGCAAACTCAATGGTGTCGGTCAAGGCATTGTATGCACTTCCGGCATGGTGACCATGGTCGATACGACCTGACTCAACCATTAAAAAGAAACCCTCATCGTTATTGTCGAGTATCTTTATTGCTTTTTCTGTCATTTCACTGACGGAAGGCTCGCCTGCTACATCATTCTCACGGTCCGCTTCATACTGCATATGAGACTCATTGAATAAGCCAAACACACGTTCAGTAGTTTCGGTGTTTAGGGCATCAAAGCCTGATTGGTCAGTAATATAAACGCCGTTGGTATAGTTTGCCTGCCACTCTGCAGTGAGGTCGCGTCCGTCTGTGCGGTCACCCTCTACTGCGCTTACGGCATCGGTACTATTAAAGCTAGCGTCTTTTGGCAAGAAGTGACGACGTCCACCACCAAAAGCGACTTCGATTCCGTCTACATCAACACCGCTAATACGTGCTTCAAGCATACTTTCGAAGTTAACTAGCTGGTCAGCTATGTCTACGCAACCTGTGGTGACAGCGGATTCTGGCATATCTGAGATGTCTTCCCAGTTGCGATCTGCTGATTTAGCGTAGGTCGCAGCAGGGGTGGCATGAGTAATACGGGCAGTGGAAATAATACCTGTCGATTTACCGGCGATTTCAGCAAGCTCAAGGGCGGTAACAAGCTCGTTGCCAGCAACGGTTGAGCACTCACCGCGTTCGATGTCTTCATCTACACCAATGACACCCACATCGGTTTTAACGCCGCTCATCATGGCGGTCATAGTTCCGGCTGAATCAGGCGTTTGTGCATCGACATTGTAGGTTTTTGCTAAACCTGAAAAAGCCATTTTATCGAAGCTAAGTTGGTTTTCTTCTCCTAGCTCACCTTTCATTTGACCTTCTAGAATACGTGCTGCCGTTACAGTAGAAATACCCATGCCATCGCCAACAAATAAAATAACGTTTTTGGCACTGCCACGTAAACTAGCGATACTTTTCGCTGCTGCTGAGGGCGTGGTATCCGCAGTGATTTTTGCTGAGGTGGTGTTTGTTGCTTCTAACCACGTTTGGCGAGCGGCGGTAACTTCTTCTTGCCCATCTACGAACCATTCATTGTTGACGTTAGTGAGTAATTCGCTGCTGTCTACGGTTGTGACGCCAGGGGAACAAACATACTCAGTTGAATCAATTTCGCTAGACTCCAATGTGCCGCTGCTGTCTGAGTCGATACCAGAGTCAATTTGAACACCGCTGTTGGGGCAATTTGCATCGCCTGTGGCTAACGCTGTTTGCACGATTAAACTGTTAACGCCGTTACTGCCATCGGTGCCGTTTTTGCCATCGTCTCCGTCACATGCTGACAGACCTATTACCGTAAGCGCTATTAGGGATAATTTTAAATTTTTCATGTTTTTCTACCTATTCCTGAATTAAGTCAAGCGCTTGCTCAATGATGTGAAAGACCACGCTTTGCTCTACTACCCCTTGTACCAATTGAGAACCCGGGCCGCTCGCATGCAGCGCAACGTCTTCGCCTGAATGTGTTTCTGAGCTAAGAGGGATAAGCGCTTCTTGGTGATAACCTGAGGTGGTGGTGTCTACGTCAGTGATGTTCATGCGCCCAGCCGCAAGTTCTTCGCTATAACTGGCGTCAGCGTCAGTTTCATCGCCTAAATCATGAAAACCATTACCATTGGTGTAACCCAAAGTGGTGTAAGGCATTTCGTCTGCCGCTAAAGCAGGTTCAGTCGCACCAACAGAAACCACTTTCCCAAGGATCGGATTACCGCGTTTTGGGTAGCCTGCGATAGTGAATACATGACCGTGATCTGCGGTGACTAAAATTAAGGTATCTTCAGAACTTGTGTTATCAACTGCCGCCTGAATGGCGTTGGACAATTCAATGGCATCGGTCAATGCATTGTAAGCGCTACCTGCATGGTGACCGTGGTCGATACGACCTGATTCCACCATCAGAAAATACCCGTTATCGTTATTGTCCAGTACGTCGATGGCCTTGCTGGTCATCTCAGTTAACGAAGGCTCGCCCGCAACGTCATTGGCGCGATCTGCTTCATACTGCATATGTGATTCGTTAAATAAACCGAATAGGCGTGTGGTAGTGGCAGGGTCTACCGCATCAAACCCAGCTTGGTCCATGATATAGGTACCATTTGTGTACATGTCTTGCCATTCTGTGACTAAATTGCGCTCGTCGGTGCGATCGCCTTCTACTTCGCTGACGGCATCTGCACTGTTAAATGCGGCATCTTTGGGTAAAAAGTGACGACGTCCGCCGCCCATCACAACCTCTAAACCATCTACATCGACGCCTGTAAAGCGTGCTTCAAGGTTAGCCTCAAAGTTAACAAGTTGCTCCGCAATATCGGTGCAACCAGCCGTAATGGCTTCCTCTGGCATATCGGAAATATCTTCCCAGTTTCGATCAGCTGACTTTGCGTAGGTGGCAGCCGGGGTTGCATGAGTTATACGTGCAGTGGAGATAATCCCGGTAGCCATGCCTTTTATTTCAGCGAGCTCTAATGCAGTGGATACTTCATTACCGGCAACCGTAGAGCAATCACCGCGTTCAATATTCTCGTTGACACCAATAACCCCTACATCGGTTTTAAGGCCTGACATCATAGCCGTCATGGTGCCAGCTGAATCAGGGGTTTGTGCATCCACATTGTAGGTTTTAACATGAGCTGTATGGGGAAATTTCTC from the Paraglaciecola mesophila genome contains:
- a CDS encoding Na+/H+ antiporter NhaC family protein; the encoded protein is MEWYSILPPIIAIVVVFWRKEVILALILAIFSAEALLAYQKGSEFLFNGIIGSIERVIEIASSAGNARILIFSMLIGALLAYIRNSGGVTATVEMLINKGVAKSKRQVGLLTMFTGIVVFIESNLSVLASGILSRGLYDKFKMSRARLAYVIDSTSAPICILILLNGWGAFVLGLLSNYELEESAVSILWGTIPFNFYAIIALLIVTYTIVTDKVHGPMRDAEREMQQNNDVSLPIPASKARFMLVPLCTMIFGMIGFMLWTGNGDIAAGSGSKSVLYATVLACMVAYFLLISAKKYSHKELVDEGFQGMGEILPLVTIVLFSLTLGGSLKELGTGIFVANLVGDYLPLSLIVPVLFLAGGIMSFTTGTSWGTFAILIPIGVPLIQTLGLPPSLVLAAILGGGVFGDHCSPISDTTAVSSIASGCDLLTHVRTQMPYALFGGALAFIAYFIASLIML
- the ggt gene encoding gamma-glutamyltransferase; protein product: MKYSLIVVLSFFMLSACSSPEQAALKTPIASQNEERAGQSAVAMPDAFSADVAQQIMLDGGNAIDAAIAAQFVLAVTLPEAGNIGGGGFMLVYKDQHGDFIDYREQAPLAAHRDMYLDEDGNVVPYQSVIGILSSGVPGTVAGMWLAHQKYGTLPWKDLVEPAVKLAVEGFVMPQKLAGFIHRYSQRLKDKGFDVNFDDYFASAKAGEVFKQPELGETLARIRDQGRDGFYKGKTAKTIADFMAKHKGLINEQDLAEYNAKSRQPITAKWRDYDVLTSPPPSSGGIAIIQWLTMYDQLTKDKTKLEHNSAPYVHLLAEAGKRVFADRAEYLGDPDFVKVPVAELIAPEYIAKRGSDISMNSISVTELVKPGLKESEETTHFSIVDKWGNAVSNTTTINLGFGSGVVVEGAGFLLNDEMDDFSAKPRVANVFGAVGGQANEIHPKKRMLSSMTPTIVLKDNKVSVVTGSPGGTTIISSVYTSILNALEFGMSAQETVDAPRFHHQLLPKDVIRYQDGLTPETVIALEEMGYTMDNNRFGDLHTIISRNGRLDAGSESHGRGKSIVF
- a CDS encoding alkaline phosphatase, translated to MKNLKLSLIALTVIGLSACDGDDGKNGTDGSNGVNSLIVQTALATGDANCPNSGVQIDSGIDSDSSGTLESSEIDSTEYVCSPGVTTVDSSELLTNVNNEWFVDGQEEVTAARQTWLEATNTTSAKITADTTPSAAAKSIASLRGSAKNVILFVGDGMGISTVTAARILEGQMKGELGEENQLSFDKMAFSGLAKTYNVDAQTPDSAGTMTAMMSGVKTDVGVIGVDEDIERGECSTVAGNELVTALELAEIAGKSTGIISTARITHATPAATYAKSADRNWEDISDMPESAVTTGCVDIADQLVNFESMLEARISGVDVDGIEVAFGGGRRHFLPKDASFNSTDAVSAVEGDRTDGRDLTAEWQANYTNGVYITDQSGFDALNTETTERVFGLFNESHMQYEADRENDVAGEPSVSEMTEKAIKILDNNDEGFFLMVESGRIDHGHHAGSAYNALTDTIEFAQAVQSAIDNTDPEDTLIIVTADHGHVFTIAGYPKRGNPILGKVVNVGADEPALAADDKPYTTLGYTNGLGYRDLGDETNADATYSLEIAAGRQDLTDIDTTSTGYHQEALVPLSSETHSGEDVGVYASGPAALLVNGTNEQSVLFHIMDFAADLTTQANAAQSQE
- a CDS encoding alkaline phosphatase gives rise to the protein MKLNWISTASALALAVSTALHADVLPSYQTNNTWYADAQTKLAEKLNTNNQFKAKNVILFVGDGMGVSTLTAARILQGQQAGNPGEEGYLSFEKFPHTAHVKTYNVDAQTPDSAGTMTAMMSGLKTDVGVIGVNENIERGDCSTVAGNEVSTALELAEIKGMATGIISTARITHATPAATYAKSADRNWEDISDMPEEAITAGCTDIAEQLVNFEANLEARFTGVDVDGLEVVMGGGRRHFLPKDAAFNSADAVSEVEGDRTDERNLVTEWQDMYTNGTYIMDQAGFDAVDPATTTRLFGLFNESHMQYEADRANDVAGEPSLTEMTSKAIDVLDNNDNGYFLMVESGRIDHGHHAGSAYNALTDAIELSNAIQAAVDNTSSEDTLILVTADHGHVFTIAGYPKRGNPILGKVVSVGATEPALAADEMPYTTLGYTNGNGFHDLGDETDADASYSEELAAGRMNITDVDTTTSGYHQEALIPLSSETHSGEDVALHASGPGSQLVQGVVEQSVVFHIIEQALDLIQE